The stretch of DNA GGATGTGACAGGTAGTTAGTTACATTGTAACTAAATATTCCTATTCTATATGGATTTAAGTCTGTcatgttgatttttttcttcGCTAATTTTTGAATTTCTACAGCTGAACCTCCTCGAAAAGATGCAGGAGAGTTACTGCTGAGCAAATCATTTCTTGATGCCTGTAGCTCAGTTTATGCTGTTTACCCTGGTAGTCAAGAAAATCAGGGGCAACCCTTTGTTTCCAAGCATTTCAATGTCATTGATCCTTTGCGTGTCAACAATAACCTTGGCCGCAGTGTCAGCAAAGGTGTGTTGATCTCCAATTAAATTTGTCTTATTTTATGCATATATACCATTATTTGTCCGGTTAATAATTTGAACACAGTTCATTTTATATGGACCTGTCCTTGCTACTATTTTTAATGCGACATTATACCAGTTGTTCAATCTTGAAGAATTGTGATACATGGGCGTGTAGGTTATCATCTTTTTTATACACATGGATATCTTTTTCCGATGTCATGTAGTCTTTTTTCCTTGTTTTTTTCCTGTCACAAGAAATTTATGCTATGAATGTATTATGAATAGTTAATAGATCTCATTAGCAGATTTTTTATGTGTTCCATCATTTTCGCAAAAACCAACTATGCATCGCTACATGACTATGGTAATGTACTTTTAACTAATTGTTTTGGCATCTGTTTGGGATttgaagattgaaaaaaaatgaaccTTCAATGTGTTTATATAATCAAACAAATGGTGAGTATGGATACTTTTATGCACCCTGCTACAGCTGAGCTAAGCTAGTATTATATTAATGGGTTATTAGTTTCCCTCGACTATTCTTCATCgatatattttttgtgattaGGCTAATTTCGCTTTATGATACTTGCGAACCAGGTAATTTCTTCAGGATACGCAGTGCCTTTGCATTTGGGGCTAAAAAGTTGGCTAGGTTACTTGATTGTCCGAAGGATGAATTGTTTCTTGAAGTCAATCAGTTCTTTTTGAACACTTGGGACCGACATGGAAGTGGGCAACGACCTGATGTTCCAAGCAATGACCTATGGCGTTTGAGGTTATCTAATCATGACCAATCACAGAGTTCTGAGAATCTCCGGAACAATAATCATAAACTTGATAATACCTCCAATCGTGAGTTTCATGCTGAAAGggaacaattttcacatagtggtGTATCTCAGCATAGCAATGTTTCTACATATTCCCGTCCTCATAGTCAAAAGAGTCATGTAAACCAAAATAATTCAAGGAATTTGGATCAAGCTCGAAGGGAAACTACTACTACTCAAGTTGATAAAAGTCAGAGAAATGTGAAAACTGATAACCCAGTCAATGATCTTCGTGGCAGGTTAATATTTGCCAGGACACGTTCTAGCCCTGAGCTGACTGATTCGTACGGTGAAGTTTCTTCCCAAGGAAGGCGTACAAGAGCAACTGAAAGCGTTAAAGGCCAGAATGTTTTTGTAAAGTTGGAGAATGGTCGTAGGAAGAATTTTGAGCCAGACGTAGCTGCAAGAGTTGATGATTCATCCGGTAGGCACTCATCTCGTCAAGTTGTTGGCAGTGCCGCGGAATCGATCAGTAATCATGATGAACCAAACTCGGGTGTCATGGGTGAAGAGCATGCAGCTGTTGCCGGAGCAGGTGGAATGCAGATGATGAATCAGGAGGAGCAAGACCTTTTGAATATGATGGCATCTCCCACCGCTCAAGGTTTCAGTGGTCAGGCCCATATGCCAATGAATTTACCTCTAGGTCACCTACCATTCCCATTTCCACCTTCCATTCTTGCATCAATGGGATATGGTCAAAGAAATATGGCTAATATCCCCTTTATTGAGGCACCTTGGGGTACAAATATGCAATTTCCTCAAGGTTTAGTCCCTTCACCATTGCATCCATATTTCCCTGGATTCGGATTGGCCTCAAATCCTCAAGATTTAGTTGAAACTGGCAGCGAGAATTTCAGTTCTGTTGAAATGAATGCAGTGGAAGCTGATAATGATTTCTGGCATGAGCAGGAGAGAAGTTCTGCTAGTGGTGTTGAAGCCGATAATGGAAATTTGGAAATGATTCCAGATGATAAACAACAGTCAACTTCAGGTAGTTATCATTTTGCCCCATCTTCTCGGGCAGGCAATTCTAGTAGTTCTGCCAGAACTCACCAGAAGTTCACTAGAGAAAATCGAGGGTCAATGAGAGAAGAGCATGTTGATAATTTTCATTATCAAGATGGCCGGAGAAATGAGGTTTATTTGGATGATAGAATAGCAAATTCTGAATTACCAAGTGCACCACCTTCAAGCTCATTCAGAAGTAAGAGCCCTTCAGAAAGCTCGTGGGATGGATCGTCAGCCAAATCCTCAAAATCGACAAGGGAAAAAAGGGGCAAGAAAAGTTCTCCCTCAGTGCCTGCAGCTGGTTATGGTAAGGGTAAAAATGTATCAGAAATTTCATCTAATCGAACAGATGACGAAAACAAAGAGTGGACTCCTTTGTTGACTATGTCATCTGATATGTCTGACAGAAGCACTGAGCCTGCAACTGGTAGGCATCAAATATCTGGTTTTGAAGCTGCTCAGACAAGTGGATCAGATTCTCCATTACCCATAGCTCCTGTGATTTTAGGTCCTGGTTCTCGCCAAAGAGCTGTTGATAATTCTGGAGTTCTTCCGTTTGCATTTTATCCTACAGGTCCTCCAGTACCATTTGTTACAATGCTTCCCTATTATAATTTTCCGAGTGAGTCTTCTGAGACATCAACAAGCAACTTCAATGGGGAAGAAGGGGTGGAGAACAGTGATTCTGGTCTAAATTTTGATTCGTCCGAGGGATATGACCACGAGGTGTCAAGCCCTTCAAATTCAATGGCAAGGGTGGGTATTGAGCCATCTTACCACAAGCCTGATATTCTTAATAGTGACTTTGCTAGCCACTGGCAAAATTTGCAATTTGGGCGATTTTGTCAAAGTCCGTGTAGTCCTCCATCAATGATGTACCCTTCGCCTGTTATGGTGCCTCCCGTTTATTTGCAGGGTCGTTATCCTTGGGATGGTCCTGGGAGACCTCCTTCAGCTAACATGAATCTCGCCACTCAGCTCATGAACTACGGGCCACGTCTTGTTCCCGTTCCTCCTCTACAATCGGTTTCAAATAGACCTGCAAATATTTATCAACGTTTTGTAGAAGATATGCCTCGGTATCGAAGTGGTACTGGAACATACCTGCCAAATCCGGTATGATAAATTTATGAAACTTTTGTACTTGTGCGGTTTTCTTTATCCTTCCTATGTCTCGTGTGTATCCAAAGTGTTTCATTTTCTAGATCTatggtcattttttttaatgttttcagAAGGTTTCTGTTCGAGACCGCCATTCGACGAATACCAGAAGGGGAAACTACAACTATGATAGAAGTGATCATCATGGTGATAGAGAAGGGAACTGGAATACGAATTCAAAGTTGCGATCATCTG from Trifolium pratense cultivar HEN17-A07 linkage group LG5, ARS_RC_1.1, whole genome shotgun sequence encodes:
- the LOC123887013 gene encoding uncharacterized protein LOC123887013 isoform X1 — protein: MGEHEEWAQPQSGLLPNGLLPNEAASVIQVLDSERWAKAEQRTAELIACIQPNSPSEQRRNAVAEYVQKLITKCFPCQLQVFTFGSVPLKTYLPDGDIDLTAFCKNQTLKDNWAHQVRDMLENEEKNENADFHVKEVQYIQAEVKIIKCLVENIVVDISFNQLGGLCTLCFLEEVDSLINQNHLFKRSIILIKAWCYYESRILGAHHGLISTYALETLVLYIFHVFNNSFAGPLEVLYRFLEFFSKFDWDNFCVSLWGPVPISLLPDVTAEPPRKDAGELLLSKSFLDACSSVYAVYPGSQENQGQPFVSKHFNVIDPLRVNNNLGRSVSKGNFFRIRSAFAFGAKKLARLLDCPKDELFLEVNQFFLNTWDRHGSGQRPDVPSNDLWRLRLSNHDQSQSSENLRNNNHKLDNTSNREFHAEREQFSHSGVSQHSNVSTYSRPHSQKSHVNQNNSRNLDQARRETTTTQVDKSQRNVKTDNPVNDLRGRLIFARTRSSPELTDSYGEVSSQGRRTRATESVKGQNVFVKLENGRRKNFEPDVAARVDDSSGRHSSRQVVGSAAESISNHDEPNSGVMGEEHAAVAGAGGMQMMNQEEQDLLNMMASPTAQGFSGQAHMPMNLPLGHLPFPFPPSILASMGYGQRNMANIPFIEAPWGTNMQFPQGLVPSPLHPYFPGFGLASNPQDLVETGSENFSSVEMNAVEADNDFWHEQERSSASGVEADNGNLEMIPDDKQQSTSGSYHFAPSSRAGNSSSSARTHQKFTRENRGSMREEHVDNFHYQDGRRNEVYLDDRIANSELPSAPPSSSFRSKSPSESSWDGSSAKSSKSTREKRGKKSSPSVPAAGYGKGKNVSEISSNRTDDENKEWTPLLTMSSDMSDRSTEPATGRHQISGFEAAQTSGSDSPLPIAPVILGPGSRQRAVDNSGVLPFAFYPTGPPVPFVTMLPYYNFPSESSETSTSNFNGEEGVENSDSGLNFDSSEGYDHEVSSPSNSMARVGIEPSYHKPDILNSDFASHWQNLQFGRFCQSPCSPPSMMYPSPVMVPPVYLQGRYPWDGPGRPPSANMNLATQLMNYGPRLVPVPPLQSVSNRPANIYQRFVEDMPRYRSGTGTYLPNPKVSVRDRHSTNTRRGNYNYDRSDHHGDREGNWNTNSKLRSSGRGHNRNQGEKPNSKSERLATSESRAERPWSTHRHDSFIPHQNGPVRGNSSQNSHGNVAYGMYSIPGMNPGGVSSNGPTMPSVVMLYPYDHNAGYSSPAEQLEFGSLGPMGFSGANELPQPNEGSRSGNGALEEQRFHGGPAQRSSPDQPSSPHVSRGPDSNVR
- the LOC123887013 gene encoding uncharacterized protein LOC123887013 isoform X4 — translated: MGEHEEWAQPQSGLLPNGLLPNEAASVIQVLDSERWAKAEQRTAELIACIQPNSPSEQRRNAVAEYVQKLITKCFPCQVFTFGSVPLKTYLPDGDIDLTAFCKNQTLKDNWAHQVRDMLENEEKNENADFHVKEVQYIQAEVKIIKCLVENIVVDISFNQLGGLCTLCFLEEVDSLINQNHLFKRSIILIKAWCYYESRILGAHHGLISTYALETLVLYIFHVFNNSFAGPLEVLYRFLEFFSKFDWDNFCVSLWGPVPISLLPDVTAEPPRKDAGELLLSKSFLDACSSVYAVYPGSQENQGQPFVSKHFNVIDPLRVNNNLGRSVSKGNFFRIRSAFAFGAKKLARLLDCPKDELFLEVNQFFLNTWDRHGSGQRPDVPSNDLWRLRLSNHDQSQSSENLRNNNHKLDNTSNREFHAEREQFSHSGVSQHSNVSTYSRPHSQKSHVNQNNSRNLDQARRETTTTQVDKSQRNVKTDNPVNDLRGRLIFARTRSSPELTDSYGEVSSQGRRTRATESVKGQNVFVKLENGRRKNFEPDVAARVDDSSGRHSSRQVVGSAAESISNHDEPNSGVMGEEHAAVAGAGGMQMMNQEEQDLLNMMASPTAQGFSGQAHMPMNLPLGHLPFPFPPSILASMGYGQRNMANIPFIEAPWGTNMQFPQGLVPSPLHPYFPGFGLASNPQDLVETGSENFSSVEMNAVEADNDFWHEQERSSASGVEADNGNLEMIPDDKQQSTSGSYHFAPSSRAGNSSSSARTHQKFTRENRGSMREEHVDNFHYQDGRRNEVYLDDRIANSELPSAPPSSSFRSKSPSESSWDGSSAKSSKSTREKRGKKSSPSVPAAGYGKGKNVSEISSNRTDDENKEWTPLLTMSSDMSDRSTEPATGRHQISGFEAAQTSGSDSPLPIAPVILGPGSRQRAVDNSGVLPFAFYPTGPPVPFVTMLPYYNFPSESSETSTSNFNGEEGVENSDSGLNFDSSEGYDHEVSSPSNSMARVGIEPSYHKPDILNSDFASHWQNLQFGRFCQSPCSPPSMMYPSPVMVPPVYLQGRYPWDGPGRPPSANMNLATQLMNYGPRLVPVPPLQSVSNRPANIYQRFVEDMPRYRSGTGTYLPNPVSVRDRHSTNTRRGNYNYDRSDHHGDREGNWNTNSKLRSSGRGHNRNQGEKPNSKSERLATSESRAERPWSTHRHDSFIPHQNGPVRGNSSQNSHGNVAYGMYSIPGMNPGGVSSNGPTMPSVVMLYPYDHNAGYSSPAEQLEFGSLGPMGFSGANELPQPNEGSRSGNGALEEQRFHGGPAQRSSPDQPSSPHVSRGPDSNVR
- the LOC123887013 gene encoding uncharacterized protein LOC123887013 isoform X2 — its product is MGEHEEWAQPQSGLLPNGLLPNEAASVIQVLDSERWAKAEQRTAELIACIQPNSPSEQRRNAVAEYVQKLITKCFPCQLQVFTFGSVPLKTYLPDGDIDLTAFCKNQTLKDNWAHQVRDMLENEEKNENADFHVKEVQYIQAEVKIIKCLVENIVVDISFNQLGGLCTLCFLEEVDSLINQNHLFKRSIILIKAWCYYESRILGAHHGLISTYALETLVLYIFHVFNNSFAGPLEVLYRFLEFFSKFDWDNFCVSLWGPVPISLLPDVTAEPPRKDAGELLLSKSFLDACSSVYAVYPGSQENQGQPFVSKHFNVIDPLRVNNNLGRSVSKGNFFRIRSAFAFGAKKLARLLDCPKDELFLEVNQFFLNTWDRHGSGQRPDVPSNDLWRLRLSNHDQSQSSENLRNNNHKLDNTSNREFHAEREQFSHSGVSQHSNVSTYSRPHSQKSHVNQNNSRNLDQARRETTTTQVDKSQRNVKTDNPVNDLRGRLIFARTRSSPELTDSYGEVSSQGRRTRATESVKGQNVFVKLENGRRKNFEPDVAARVDDSSGRHSSRQVVGSAAESISNHDEPNSGVMGEEHAAVAGAGGMQMMNQEEQDLLNMMASPTAQGFSGQAHMPMNLPLGHLPFPFPPSILASMGYGQRNMANIPFIEAPWGTNMQFPQGLVPSPLHPYFPGFGLASNPQDLVETGSENFSSVEMNAVEADNDFWHEQERSSASGVEADNGNLEMIPDDKQQSTSGSYHFAPSSRAGNSSSSARTHQKFTRENRGSMREEHVDNFHYQDGRRNEVYLDDRIANSELPSAPPSSSFRSKSPSESSWDGSSAKSSKSTREKRGKKSSPSVPAAGYGKGKNVSEISSNRTDDENKEWTPLLTMSSDMSDRSTEPATGRHQISGFEAAQTSGSDSPLPIAPVILGPGSRQRAVDNSGVLPFAFYPTGPPVPFVTMLPYYNFPSESSETSTSNFNGEEGVENSDSGLNFDSSEGYDHEVSSPSNSMARVGIEPSYHKPDILNSDFASHWQNLQFGRFCQSPCSPPSMMYPSPVMVPPVYLQGRYPWDGPGRPPSANMNLATQLMNYGPRLVPVPPLQSVSNRPANIYQRFVEDMPRYRSGTGTYLPNPVSVRDRHSTNTRRGNYNYDRSDHHGDREGNWNTNSKLRSSGRGHNRNQGEKPNSKSERLATSESRAERPWSTHRHDSFIPHQNGPVRGNSSQNSHGNVAYGMYSIPGMNPGGVSSNGPTMPSVVMLYPYDHNAGYSSPAEQLEFGSLGPMGFSGANELPQPNEGSRSGNGALEEQRFHGGPAQRSSPDQPSSPHVSRGPDSNVR
- the LOC123887013 gene encoding uncharacterized protein LOC123887013 isoform X3 produces the protein MGEHEEWAQPQSGLLPNGLLPNEAASVIQVLDSERWAKAEQRTAELIACIQPNSPSEQRRNAVAEYVQKLITKCFPCQVFTFGSVPLKTYLPDGDIDLTAFCKNQTLKDNWAHQVRDMLENEEKNENADFHVKEVQYIQAEVKIIKCLVENIVVDISFNQLGGLCTLCFLEEVDSLINQNHLFKRSIILIKAWCYYESRILGAHHGLISTYALETLVLYIFHVFNNSFAGPLEVLYRFLEFFSKFDWDNFCVSLWGPVPISLLPDVTAEPPRKDAGELLLSKSFLDACSSVYAVYPGSQENQGQPFVSKHFNVIDPLRVNNNLGRSVSKGNFFRIRSAFAFGAKKLARLLDCPKDELFLEVNQFFLNTWDRHGSGQRPDVPSNDLWRLRLSNHDQSQSSENLRNNNHKLDNTSNREFHAEREQFSHSGVSQHSNVSTYSRPHSQKSHVNQNNSRNLDQARRETTTTQVDKSQRNVKTDNPVNDLRGRLIFARTRSSPELTDSYGEVSSQGRRTRATESVKGQNVFVKLENGRRKNFEPDVAARVDDSSGRHSSRQVVGSAAESISNHDEPNSGVMGEEHAAVAGAGGMQMMNQEEQDLLNMMASPTAQGFSGQAHMPMNLPLGHLPFPFPPSILASMGYGQRNMANIPFIEAPWGTNMQFPQGLVPSPLHPYFPGFGLASNPQDLVETGSENFSSVEMNAVEADNDFWHEQERSSASGVEADNGNLEMIPDDKQQSTSGSYHFAPSSRAGNSSSSARTHQKFTRENRGSMREEHVDNFHYQDGRRNEVYLDDRIANSELPSAPPSSSFRSKSPSESSWDGSSAKSSKSTREKRGKKSSPSVPAAGYGKGKNVSEISSNRTDDENKEWTPLLTMSSDMSDRSTEPATGRHQISGFEAAQTSGSDSPLPIAPVILGPGSRQRAVDNSGVLPFAFYPTGPPVPFVTMLPYYNFPSESSETSTSNFNGEEGVENSDSGLNFDSSEGYDHEVSSPSNSMARVGIEPSYHKPDILNSDFASHWQNLQFGRFCQSPCSPPSMMYPSPVMVPPVYLQGRYPWDGPGRPPSANMNLATQLMNYGPRLVPVPPLQSVSNRPANIYQRFVEDMPRYRSGTGTYLPNPKVSVRDRHSTNTRRGNYNYDRSDHHGDREGNWNTNSKLRSSGRGHNRNQGEKPNSKSERLATSESRAERPWSTHRHDSFIPHQNGPVRGNSSQNSHGNVAYGMYSIPGMNPGGVSSNGPTMPSVVMLYPYDHNAGYSSPAEQLEFGSLGPMGFSGANELPQPNEGSRSGNGALEEQRFHGGPAQRSSPDQPSSPHVSRGPDSNVR